In Oncorhynchus clarkii lewisi isolate Uvic-CL-2024 chromosome 2, UVic_Ocla_1.0, whole genome shotgun sequence, one DNA window encodes the following:
- the LOC139371009 gene encoding fatty acyl-CoA hydrolase precursor, medium chain-like isoform X2 codes for MMRTTLLSVYLTMVFLGASLCTTETGPVVSLKNGKVRGEYMTVKGIEQRVQQYLGIPFARPPVGPLRLAAPQPAEPWEGERDGTRQPHMCIQDPVISQHIVNVMAIEYDLPDVSEDCLYLNVYTPKEAATVKRLPVFFWIHGGGLSMGAASQYDASPLAAYQNMVVVIIQYRLGILGFLSTGDEHAPGNWGFLDQIAALKWVQENIESFGGDPQSVTIAGESAGGISASILTLSPLAKGLFHRAIFQSGVATLGTYTSKEPLVIAKVVANLTECDCTTNEHLVKCIREKTEDDLVNATKKMKTFMGATVDGVFLKDLAEELLKSKAVEKVPVLLGVTNHEFGWILPSSFAPPGWSEGFDRQSAMSIMNVFYPAGASGLNNLIADEYFKDAKTPEDIRDGFTEMLGDLFMVLPVIKVAGYHRDAGAPVYMYEFQHRPEMHKETRPSFVKSDHADDIGFMFGSCFWNGHIKITGTVTEEEEKLCKTMMAYWANFARTGSPNGEELILWPLYDQKEEYMELGLKQVVAQSLKKDKVHFMTVLLPQKLHSLAAAASQGN; via the exons ATGATGAGAACAACACTTCTTAGCGTGTACCTGACTATGGTATTTTTAGGTGCTTCACTGTGCACAACAG AGACTGGTCCAGTGGTCTCTCTGAAGAATGGCAAAGTTCGAGGCGAGTACATGACTGTGAAAGGCATAGAGCAGAGGGTGCAGCAGTATTTGGGGATACCCTTTGCCCGTCCACCAGTGGGTCCCCTGCGCCTGGCTGCCCCACAACCTGCAGAgccatgggagggagagagagatggcacaCGTCAGCCTCACAT gtgtattCAGGATCCAGTTATTTCTCAACACATAGTAAATGTAATGGCCATTGAATACGATCTGCCAGACGTGTCAGAGGATTGTCTTTATCTTAATGTATACACACCTAAAGAGGCAGCAACAGTCAAAAGACTACCG GTGTTCTTTTGGATTCATGGAGGTGGCTTGTCAATGGGTGCAGCATCTCAGTATGATGCATCACCACTAGCAGCCTATCAGAACATGGTCGTAGTTATCATTCAATATCGTCTTGGAATTTTGGGATTCCTTAG CACTGGAGATGAGCATGCACCAGGCAACTGGGGTTTCCTAGACCAGATTGCAGCTCTGAAGTGGGTCCAGGAGAACATTGAGAGCTTTGGAGGGGACCCACAGTCAGTCACCATCGCAGGGGAATCTGCAGGAGGCATCAGTGCCTCCATACTG ACCCTGTCTCCATTAGCAAAAGGATTATTTCATCGAGCAATTTTCCAAAGTGGAGTGGCTACACTTGGAACTTACACTTCAAAAGAGCCTCTGGTCATAGCTAAG GTGGTGGCTAACCTGACAGAGTGTGACTGCACCACTAACGAGCATCTTGTCAAGTGTATAAGAGAGAAAACTGAAGATGATTTAGTGAACGCAACAAAAAAG ATGAAAACCTTTATGGGGGCGACTGTGGACGGAGTGTTTCTGAAAGACCTTGCAGAGGAGCTTTTAAAGAGCAAGGCGGTCGAAAAGGTTCCTGTGCTGCTTGGAGTGACAAACCATGAGTTTGGATGGATCCTCCCCTCG TCCTTTGCTCCACCTGGATGGTCGGAGGGATTTGACAGGCAATCAGCGATGTCGATAATGAACGTTTTCTATCCTGCTGGG GCCTCCGGACTTAACAATCTCATTGCAGATGAATATTTCAAGGATGCAAAAACTCCTGAAGATATACGTGATGGATTCACTGAAATGCTGGGAGATCTGTTCATGGTTCTGCCTGTTATTAAAGTCGCTGGATACCACAGAG ATGCAGGTGCACCTGTGTACATGTATGAGTTTCAACACCGCCCAGAGATGCACAAAGAGACCAGACCAAGCTTTGTAAAGTCTGACCATGCTGATGATATTGGGTTTATGTTTGGATCATGCTTCTGGAATGGACATATAAAGATAACAG GAACAGTcactgaagaggaggagaagctgTGCAAGACAATGATGGCATATTGGGCCAATTTTGCTCGCACTGG CTCACCAAACGGGGAGGAGCTGATACTGTGGCCCCTGTATGACCAGAAAGAAGAGTACATGGAGTTGGGTTTGAAGCAGGTGGTTGCTCAGAGCCTAAAGAAGGACAAGGTGCACTTCATGACTGTCCTCCTCCCTCAGAAGCTCCACAGCCTGGCAGCCGCAGCAAGTCAGGGAAACTGA
- the LOC139371009 gene encoding fatty acyl-CoA hydrolase precursor, medium chain-like isoform X1 has translation MMRTTLLSVYLTMVFLGASLCTTAETGPVVSLKNGKVRGEYMTVKGIEQRVQQYLGIPFARPPVGPLRLAAPQPAEPWEGERDGTRQPHMCIQDPVISQHIVNVMAIEYDLPDVSEDCLYLNVYTPKEAATVKRLPVFFWIHGGGLSMGAASQYDASPLAAYQNMVVVIIQYRLGILGFLSTGDEHAPGNWGFLDQIAALKWVQENIESFGGDPQSVTIAGESAGGISASILTLSPLAKGLFHRAIFQSGVATLGTYTSKEPLVIAKVVANLTECDCTTNEHLVKCIREKTEDDLVNATKKMKTFMGATVDGVFLKDLAEELLKSKAVEKVPVLLGVTNHEFGWILPSSFAPPGWSEGFDRQSAMSIMNVFYPAGASGLNNLIADEYFKDAKTPEDIRDGFTEMLGDLFMVLPVIKVAGYHRDAGAPVYMYEFQHRPEMHKETRPSFVKSDHADDIGFMFGSCFWNGHIKITGTVTEEEEKLCKTMMAYWANFARTGSPNGEELILWPLYDQKEEYMELGLKQVVAQSLKKDKVHFMTVLLPQKLHSLAAAASQGN, from the exons ATGATGAGAACAACACTTCTTAGCGTGTACCTGACTATGGTATTTTTAGGTGCTTCACTGTGCACAACAG CAGAGACTGGTCCAGTGGTCTCTCTGAAGAATGGCAAAGTTCGAGGCGAGTACATGACTGTGAAAGGCATAGAGCAGAGGGTGCAGCAGTATTTGGGGATACCCTTTGCCCGTCCACCAGTGGGTCCCCTGCGCCTGGCTGCCCCACAACCTGCAGAgccatgggagggagagagagatggcacaCGTCAGCCTCACAT gtgtattCAGGATCCAGTTATTTCTCAACACATAGTAAATGTAATGGCCATTGAATACGATCTGCCAGACGTGTCAGAGGATTGTCTTTATCTTAATGTATACACACCTAAAGAGGCAGCAACAGTCAAAAGACTACCG GTGTTCTTTTGGATTCATGGAGGTGGCTTGTCAATGGGTGCAGCATCTCAGTATGATGCATCACCACTAGCAGCCTATCAGAACATGGTCGTAGTTATCATTCAATATCGTCTTGGAATTTTGGGATTCCTTAG CACTGGAGATGAGCATGCACCAGGCAACTGGGGTTTCCTAGACCAGATTGCAGCTCTGAAGTGGGTCCAGGAGAACATTGAGAGCTTTGGAGGGGACCCACAGTCAGTCACCATCGCAGGGGAATCTGCAGGAGGCATCAGTGCCTCCATACTG ACCCTGTCTCCATTAGCAAAAGGATTATTTCATCGAGCAATTTTCCAAAGTGGAGTGGCTACACTTGGAACTTACACTTCAAAAGAGCCTCTGGTCATAGCTAAG GTGGTGGCTAACCTGACAGAGTGTGACTGCACCACTAACGAGCATCTTGTCAAGTGTATAAGAGAGAAAACTGAAGATGATTTAGTGAACGCAACAAAAAAG ATGAAAACCTTTATGGGGGCGACTGTGGACGGAGTGTTTCTGAAAGACCTTGCAGAGGAGCTTTTAAAGAGCAAGGCGGTCGAAAAGGTTCCTGTGCTGCTTGGAGTGACAAACCATGAGTTTGGATGGATCCTCCCCTCG TCCTTTGCTCCACCTGGATGGTCGGAGGGATTTGACAGGCAATCAGCGATGTCGATAATGAACGTTTTCTATCCTGCTGGG GCCTCCGGACTTAACAATCTCATTGCAGATGAATATTTCAAGGATGCAAAAACTCCTGAAGATATACGTGATGGATTCACTGAAATGCTGGGAGATCTGTTCATGGTTCTGCCTGTTATTAAAGTCGCTGGATACCACAGAG ATGCAGGTGCACCTGTGTACATGTATGAGTTTCAACACCGCCCAGAGATGCACAAAGAGACCAGACCAAGCTTTGTAAAGTCTGACCATGCTGATGATATTGGGTTTATGTTTGGATCATGCTTCTGGAATGGACATATAAAGATAACAG GAACAGTcactgaagaggaggagaagctgTGCAAGACAATGATGGCATATTGGGCCAATTTTGCTCGCACTGG CTCACCAAACGGGGAGGAGCTGATACTGTGGCCCCTGTATGACCAGAAAGAAGAGTACATGGAGTTGGGTTTGAAGCAGGTGGTTGCTCAGAGCCTAAAGAAGGACAAGGTGCACTTCATGACTGTCCTCCTCCCTCAGAAGCTCCACAGCCTGGCAGCCGCAGCAAGTCAGGGAAACTGA